GCTTCCTGGCACGTTATGTGTCGATCAACAGTTTTACCGAGACGGTGATCCGTACCACCGAACGCGGCGAGATCATGCGATGGAAAGCCAAGCCCGGACGTCGTCCGACTCTTTGAATACGCTGACGGCGATGCACGCCGAGCCTTGGGAGTACGACTTCTTCCAGGCCCTGCGGCGTATCGAATGCCTGTCGCCGCAACTGCCGCGCTTCGGTCACTCCGTGCGCCTGGCGGACGATCCGCTGCGCCTGGGACAGCAGGCCGACTGCAGCTTCGCCCCGGCCACCCTGGCCTCGGTCACCCCCGGCAGCGACGGCGCCGCGACCCGCCTGGAGCAGTTCTTCTTCGGCCTCGGCGGGCCCAACGGGCCGTTGCCGCTGCACATCACCGAATACGTGCGCGAGCGCCAGCGCAACAACGCCGACAGCACCAGCAAGCGCTTTCTCGATGTGTTCCACCACCGCCTGCTGAGCCTGTTCTATCGGGCCTGGGCCGAAGCCCGACCGACGGTGAGCCACGATCGCCCGGACGACGACTACTGGTCGGCGCGGCTGGCGGCGCTGTCGGGCCGGGGCATGCCCAGCCTGCTCAAGCAGGGTCTGATAGCCGACACCGCCAAGCTGCATTACAGCGGCCACCTGGCGGCCCAGACCCGCTACCCGGACGGCTTGCGGGCGATCATCAGCGAGTATTTCGGCCTGCCGGTGCAGATCGAGGAATATGTCGGCCAGTGGCTGGAGTTGCCCGAACGCAGCCGGGTCGGGGTGCAATCCCATCAGCTGGGGGTGGATTTCTGCCTGGGCAGCCACGTCTGGGACCGCCAGCACAAGTTCCGCATCCGCCTCGGCCCGATGAAACTGGACGACTACCTGGGGATGCTGCCCGACGGCCAGCAATTCCAGGAACTGGTGGCCTGGGCCGCCGAATACCTGGGCTTCGAGCTGGACTGGGACCTGAACCTGGTCCTGCTCAAGGACGAAGTGCCCAAGCTGCAACTCAACGGCCGCCAGCGCCTGGGTTTCAACACCTGGCTCGGCCAACCCGGCAGCGATGCCAAGGATCTAATACTGGCCCGGCACTACGCCGACCTGGCCACTACCTCACGTACACCAAGGAGCACAGAGCATGGGTGAAATCAGTCGCGCGGCGCTGTTCGGCAAACTCAACAGCGTTGCCTACAAAGCCATCGAAGCCGCCACGGTCTTCTGCAAATTGCGGGGCAACCCCTATGTGGAACTGGCCCACTGGTTTCACCAGTTGCTGCAACTTACGGACTCGGACCTGCACCGCATCATCCGCCAGTTCAACCTGGAGCCGGCGCGCCTGGCCAAGGACCTGACCGAGGCCCTGGACCGCCTGCCCCGGGGCTCGACCTCGATCACCGACCTGTCGTCCCACGTCGAGGAGGCGGTGGAGCGCGGTTGGGTCTACGGCAGCCTGATGTTCGGCGAAAGCCAGGTGCGCACCGGCTACCTGGTGATCGGCATCCTCAAGACCCCGAGCCTGCGCCATGCGTTGCTGGGGCTGTCCCGCGAGTTCGACAAGATCAAGGTCGAGACCCTGTGCGAGCGCTTTGACGAATACATCGGCGACTCGCCGGAAAACGCCCTGAGCGCCAGCGACGGCTTCAGTGCCGGTGCGGTGCCCGGCGAAGCCAGCGGCGCCATGGCCCCCAGCGCCCTGGGCAAGCAGGAAGCCCTCAAGCGCTTCACCGTCGACCTCACCGAACAGGCCCGCAGCGGCAAGCTCGACCCCATTGTCGGCCGTGACGAAGAGATCCGCCAACTGGTGGACATCCTCATGCGCCGCCGGCAGAACAACCCGATCCTCACCGGTGAAGCCGGGGTGGGCAAGACCGCGGTGGTGGAAGGTTTCGCCCTGCGCATCGTCGTCGGCGACGTGCCGCCGGCGCTCAAGGACGTTGAACTGCGCAGCCTCGACGTCGGCCTGCTGCAGGCCGGCGCCAGCATGAAGGGCGAGTTCGAACAGCGCCTGCGCCAGGTCATCGAGGACGTCCAGGCCTCGCCCAAGCCGATCATCCTGTTCATCGACGAAGCCCACACCCTGGTGGGCGCCGGTGGCGCCGCCGGCACCGGCGACGCGGCCAACCTGCTCAAGCCGGCTCTGGCCCGTGGCACCCTGCGCACCGTGGCCGCCACCACCTGGGCCGAGTACAAGAAGCACATCGAGAAAGACCCGGCCCTGACCCGGCGCTTCCAGGTGGTGCAAGTAGCCGAACCTTCGGAAGACAAGGCGCTGCTGATGATGCGCGGCGTGGCCTCGACCATGGAACAGCACCATCAGGTGCAGATCCTCGACGAAGCCCTGGAGGCCTCGGTCAAACTGTCCCATCGCTACATTCCCGCGCGCCAGTTGCCGGATAAATCCGTCAGCCTGCTGGATACCGCTTGCGCCCGCGTCGCCATCAGCCTGCACGCCGTGCCGGCCGAGGTGGACGATAGCCGCCGGCGCATCGAGGCCCTGGAAACCGAGCTGCAGATCATCGCCCGGGAACAGGCGATCGGCGTTGCCATTGGCAACCGCCAGGTCAACAGCGAGAACCTCCTGACTGCCGAGCGCGAGCGCCTGGCCGAGCTGGAAAGTCGCTGGGCACAAGAGAAGACCCTGGTGGACGAACTGCTGGCAACCCGCGCCCAATTGCGGGAAAACGTCGGCCTGGTGGACAGCGACGTCGGCGACGACAGCCACGGCCTGCGGGAAAAACTGGTGGACCTGCAACAGCGCCTCAGCACCCTGCAAGGCGAGACCCCGCTGATCCTGCCGACCGTGGACTACCAGGCCGTGGCCTCGGTGGTCGCCGACTGGACCGGCATTCCAGTGGGGCGCATGGCCCGCAACGAGCTGGAAACCGTGCTCAACCTGGACCAGCACCTGAAGAAACGCATCATCGGCCAGGACCACGCCCTGCAGATGATCGCCAAGCGCATCCAGACCTCCCGCGCAGGCCTCGACAACCCGAACAAGCCGATTGGCGTGTTCATGCTGGCCGGCACTTCCGGGGTGGGCAAGACCGAAACCGCCCTGGCCCTGGCCGAAGCCATGTATGGCGGTGAGCAGAACGTCATCACCATCAACATGAGCGAGTTCCAGGAAGCCCACACCGTGTCCACCCTCAAGGGCGCCCCGCCGGGCTATGTCGGCTACGGCGAAGGTGGCGTGCTCACCGAAGCGGTACGGCGCAAGCCCTACAGCGTGGTGCTGCTGGACGAAGTGGAAAAGGCCCACCCGGACGTGCACGAGATCTTCTTCCAGGTATTCGACAAGGGCGTCATGGAAGACGGCGAAGGCCGCATGATCGACTTCAAGAACACCCTGATCCTGCTCACCACCAACGCCGGCACCGAGCTGATCGCCAACGTCTGCAAGAACCCGCAGGCGGTGCCCGAGCCGGAGGAAATCGCCAAGGCCCTGCGCCAGCCACTGCTGGAGATCTTCCCGCCGGCACTGCTGGGGCGCCTGGTGACCATTCCCTACTACCCGCTGAGCGACGAGATGCTCAAGGCCATCACCCGCCTGCAACTGGGGCGGATCAAGAAGCGCGTGGAAAGCACCCACAAGGTGGATTTCGATTTCGACGACGAGGTCATCGACCTGATCGTCTCGCGCTGCACCGAGACCGAAAGCGGCGGGCGGATGATCGACGCCATCCTGACCAACAGCCTGCTGCCGGACATGAGCCGCGAGTTCCTCAACCGCATGCTCGAAGGCCGCGCCCTGGCCGGGGTGCGCATCAGCCAGCGCGACAACGAACTGCACTACGACTTCAGCGAGCCGGCCTGACCCCACGCCCTGCGCAGGAGCCGGCTTGCCAGCGAAGCGACCGCCACGGTGATGGACCTGGCGCCTTCGCGAGCACGCTCGCTCCTGCAGGGGGCTGACCTGGCACACCACGCATTCAACGAGACTGACGATGTTATTTCAGCAATCCACACGACTGGCACAGGTCAACTGCCCCCTGGGACCGGACGTCCTGCTGCTCAAGAGCCTGGGCGGCGGCGAGGAGCTGGGGCGGCTGTTCGACTACCAGCTGCAACTGGCCTCCAGTGACGCCAACATCGACCTCAACCAGTTGCTGGGCAAGCCCATGGGCCTCAGCGTACAGCTGGACGGCGGCGGCCAGCGGTACTTCCACGGCATCGTCGCGCGCTGCAGCCAGAACATCGACACCGGCCAGTTCGCCAGCTACGAGGTGACGCTGCGCCCCTGGCTGTGGCTGCTGAGTCGCACCTCCGACTGCCGGATTTTCCAGAACCTGAGCATCCCGCAGATCATCAAGCAGGTGTTCCGCGACCTGGGCTTTTCCGATTTCGAAGACGCCCTGAGCCGCCCCTACCGGGAGTGGGAGTACTGCGTGCAGTACCGCGAGACCAGCTTCGATTTCGTCAGCCGGCTGATGGAACAGGAAGGTATCTACTACTTCTTCCGCCACGAGAAGGACCGCCACGTGGTGGTGCTGGCCGACGCCTATGGCGCTCACAGCAGCGTGCCCGGCTACGCCTCGGTGCCCTACTACCCGCGAGACGAGCAGCAGCGCGAGCGCGACCACATGTTCGACTGGCACCTGGCCCAGGAGGTGCAGCCCGGCTCGCTGGAGCTCAACGACTATGATTTCCAGCGCCCCAGCGCCCGGATCGACGTGCGC
The DNA window shown above is from Pseudomonas protegens CHA0 and carries:
- the tssH gene encoding type VI secretion system ATPase TssH, translated to MGEISRAALFGKLNSVAYKAIEAATVFCKLRGNPYVELAHWFHQLLQLTDSDLHRIIRQFNLEPARLAKDLTEALDRLPRGSTSITDLSSHVEEAVERGWVYGSLMFGESQVRTGYLVIGILKTPSLRHALLGLSREFDKIKVETLCERFDEYIGDSPENALSASDGFSAGAVPGEASGAMAPSALGKQEALKRFTVDLTEQARSGKLDPIVGRDEEIRQLVDILMRRRQNNPILTGEAGVGKTAVVEGFALRIVVGDVPPALKDVELRSLDVGLLQAGASMKGEFEQRLRQVIEDVQASPKPIILFIDEAHTLVGAGGAAGTGDAANLLKPALARGTLRTVAATTWAEYKKHIEKDPALTRRFQVVQVAEPSEDKALLMMRGVASTMEQHHQVQILDEALEASVKLSHRYIPARQLPDKSVSLLDTACARVAISLHAVPAEVDDSRRRIEALETELQIIAREQAIGVAIGNRQVNSENLLTAERERLAELESRWAQEKTLVDELLATRAQLRENVGLVDSDVGDDSHGLREKLVDLQQRLSTLQGETPLILPTVDYQAVASVVADWTGIPVGRMARNELETVLNLDQHLKKRIIGQDHALQMIAKRIQTSRAGLDNPNKPIGVFMLAGTSGVGKTETALALAEAMYGGEQNVITINMSEFQEAHTVSTLKGAPPGYVGYGEGGVLTEAVRRKPYSVVLLDEVEKAHPDVHEIFFQVFDKGVMEDGEGRMIDFKNTLILLTTNAGTELIANVCKNPQAVPEPEEIAKALRQPLLEIFPPALLGRLVTIPYYPLSDEMLKAITRLQLGRIKKRVESTHKVDFDFDDEVIDLIVSRCTETESGGRMIDAILTNSLLPDMSREFLNRMLEGRALAGVRISQRDNELHYDFSEPA
- the tssG gene encoding type VI secretion system baseplate subunit TssG — encoded protein: MESQARTSSDSLNTLTAMHAEPWEYDFFQALRRIECLSPQLPRFGHSVRLADDPLRLGQQADCSFAPATLASVTPGSDGAATRLEQFFFGLGGPNGPLPLHITEYVRERQRNNADSTSKRFLDVFHHRLLSLFYRAWAEARPTVSHDRPDDDYWSARLAALSGRGMPSLLKQGLIADTAKLHYSGHLAAQTRYPDGLRAIISEYFGLPVQIEEYVGQWLELPERSRVGVQSHQLGVDFCLGSHVWDRQHKFRIRLGPMKLDDYLGMLPDGQQFQELVAWAAEYLGFELDWDLNLVLLKDEVPKLQLNGRQRLGFNTWLGQPGSDAKDLILARHYADLATTSRTPRSTEHG